In Sporichthya polymorpha DSM 43042, a genomic segment contains:
- a CDS encoding WXG100 family type VII secretion target: protein MTAGARFVPTEGGPHPKRSRVDPTGGAGMAGEISKQDQALNRAASLVAEARQELGGQLQQLGGKLQGIGSQWRGSGAAAFTNVMERWNADAQKIIQSLETFEDNLKKSESTYTAADDAQSAAFTRLSGRLG, encoded by the coding sequence GTGACCGCAGGCGCACGCTTCGTCCCCACCGAGGGTGGCCCGCACCCGAAGCGCAGCCGGGTTGATCCCACGGGAGGTGCCGGCATGGCCGGTGAGATCAGCAAGCAGGATCAGGCGCTCAACCGGGCGGCGAGTCTCGTCGCCGAAGCCCGGCAGGAGCTGGGGGGCCAGCTCCAGCAGCTGGGCGGCAAGCTGCAGGGCATCGGCTCGCAGTGGCGGGGATCGGGTGCGGCCGCGTTCACCAACGTGATGGAGCGTTGGAACGCGGACGCCCAGAAGATCATCCAGTCGCTGGAGACCTTCGAGGACAACCTGAAGAAGTCCGAGTCGACCTACACGGCGGCGGACGACGCCCAGTCGGCGGCGTTCACCCGGCTGTCCGGACGACTGGGCTGA
- a CDS encoding S8 family serine peptidase yields the protein MGAQAIASPAAGRPLADDGYGKDSWWYQAMGLAEAHKISTGKGVTIAVIDGPIDLSVPELKGQDVKAVKSFCSNKPTGTGAIANHATSVVVNIIGNGKGTTAGGVGVAGVAPDATVRTYSVDDSAREGLQCTADPGDRLGEAIDAAVNDGAQIINLSVGGPTSTKQLDEALLQALQRDVVVVAAAGNGPEDKAVNYPAAYPGVVAVAAVDRHAQPWKNNVEGNREAFVISAAGVDLQTGGFDGNRWRSDARADGTSGAAPLVAGGLALVRAKYPDASANQLIQHLIHNPGGTRTFGKDLETGYGVISVPKLLASDPTRWPDVNPLVAGEAAATPDGSATAGQVNGTPVSAAGEADEGGSSMGLLASGLGLLIVVGAAAAFILSRRRSAVGGGHG from the coding sequence GTGGGCGCGCAGGCGATCGCCAGCCCGGCAGCGGGGCGACCCCTCGCTGACGACGGCTACGGGAAGGACTCGTGGTGGTACCAGGCCATGGGTCTCGCCGAGGCGCACAAGATCTCAACCGGCAAGGGCGTCACGATCGCCGTCATTGACGGCCCGATCGACCTCTCAGTTCCTGAGCTGAAAGGCCAAGACGTCAAGGCCGTGAAGAGTTTCTGCTCGAACAAGCCAACGGGCACGGGCGCGATAGCGAATCACGCCACCAGCGTGGTGGTGAACATCATCGGTAATGGGAAAGGCACCACCGCGGGCGGAGTCGGCGTGGCCGGTGTCGCCCCGGATGCCACGGTCCGGACGTACAGCGTCGATGATTCGGCTCGCGAGGGCCTGCAATGCACAGCAGACCCTGGTGATCGGCTTGGGGAGGCCATCGACGCCGCCGTGAACGACGGTGCCCAGATCATCAATCTGTCGGTGGGCGGACCGACCTCCACGAAACAGCTGGATGAAGCGCTACTGCAAGCGCTTCAGCGTGACGTCGTGGTGGTGGCTGCAGCCGGCAATGGTCCTGAGGACAAGGCAGTCAACTATCCGGCGGCGTACCCGGGTGTGGTCGCCGTCGCGGCCGTGGACCGGCACGCCCAGCCCTGGAAAAACAACGTCGAGGGCAACCGCGAAGCATTTGTCATCTCGGCTGCTGGTGTGGACCTTCAGACGGGTGGTTTCGACGGGAACCGCTGGCGTAGCGACGCAAGAGCCGACGGAACCTCCGGGGCCGCGCCGTTGGTTGCCGGCGGTCTGGCGTTGGTGCGAGCCAAGTACCCAGATGCCTCGGCCAACCAGTTGATCCAACACCTGATCCACAACCCCGGCGGTACTCGCACCTTCGGCAAGGACTTGGAAACCGGCTACGGAGTTATCTCGGTGCCCAAGCTGCTGGCGTCGGACCCGACACGGTGGCCGGACGTCAATCCGCTTGTGGCAGGGGAAGCTGCTGCTACTCCAGATGGTTCAGCGACTGCCGGCCAGGTGAACGGGACTCCGGTATCCGCCGCCGGAGAGGCCGACGAGGGTGGCAGCTCGATGGGGCTCCTTGCCAGCGGGCTCGGTCTGTTGATCGTCGTCGGAGCGGCCGCCGCCTTCATTCTGAGCCGTCGTCGAAGCGCAGTTGGGGGAGGCCATGGCTGA
- a CDS encoding S8 family serine peptidase yields MGQRTAAGLALGLLLTPALLLPAAAAPSAVAATSGGCDPAAPVLIDVPSAALAQVDGAAANTRATGKGVVVAVVDSGVDQGNPHLRDAVLPGRSFIEGDKDPRGWTDGYGHGTAIAGVVAGRQVPNSALVGLAPEAKILPVRVFVATQPGPQVTAEDLPRLDRIAAGIRWAAQQGADVINVSISAPKADAGLTSAVAYARQRGSLVVASGGNRVDQGATTTTERLPDGPRYPAALPGVLGVTAADGRGEIGTDSVHGRHIDVVGPGSSVLAPFFGGDCVLAADVPSTSFATGFVSAAAALLSERFPDESPDELAQRLTETATLAVTGARTDAAGWGLIRPTAALALVRSEPQPTAAPAAELVSVTEVQGVSLVTAEVGAADPRQDARDAAVLWLLAGAAGVGLFLVLGLLVRGSPLSRTGRP; encoded by the coding sequence GTGGGACAAAGGACGGCGGCGGGCCTCGCGCTCGGTCTTCTGCTCACGCCCGCCCTGCTGCTGCCCGCCGCGGCGGCGCCGTCCGCGGTCGCTGCGACCAGCGGAGGCTGCGACCCGGCGGCCCCGGTCCTGATCGACGTGCCGTCCGCCGCGTTGGCACAGGTCGACGGGGCGGCGGCGAACACCCGCGCCACCGGCAAAGGCGTCGTCGTGGCGGTGGTCGACTCCGGGGTGGACCAGGGCAATCCGCACCTGCGCGACGCCGTGCTGCCGGGCCGCTCGTTCATCGAGGGGGACAAGGACCCGCGCGGCTGGACCGACGGCTACGGCCACGGCACGGCGATCGCGGGCGTCGTCGCCGGCCGCCAGGTTCCGAACTCAGCTCTGGTCGGACTGGCGCCGGAGGCGAAGATCCTTCCCGTCCGGGTGTTCGTCGCGACCCAACCGGGGCCACAGGTGACGGCGGAGGACCTGCCGCGCCTCGATCGCATCGCCGCCGGGATCCGGTGGGCCGCGCAGCAGGGCGCCGACGTCATCAACGTGTCGATCAGCGCTCCGAAGGCGGACGCCGGCCTCACCTCGGCCGTCGCGTACGCGCGGCAACGTGGGTCCCTCGTCGTGGCGAGCGGCGGGAACCGGGTCGACCAGGGCGCGACGACCACCACGGAGCGGCTACCGGACGGCCCGCGCTACCCGGCCGCCCTGCCCGGCGTCCTGGGCGTCACGGCCGCCGACGGCCGCGGGGAGATCGGGACGGACTCCGTGCACGGCCGCCACATCGACGTGGTGGGTCCCGGCTCCAGCGTGCTCGCCCCTTTCTTCGGCGGTGACTGCGTGCTCGCTGCCGACGTCCCGTCGACGAGCTTCGCCACCGGCTTCGTCAGCGCCGCGGCCGCCTTGCTCAGCGAGCGTTTCCCTGACGAGTCGCCCGACGAGCTGGCCCAGCGCCTGACCGAGACGGCCACGCTGGCCGTGACCGGCGCCCGCACCGACGCGGCGGGCTGGGGTCTGATCCGGCCGACGGCGGCGCTCGCCCTGGTGCGCAGCGAGCCGCAGCCAACGGCGGCCCCGGCCGCGGAACTCGTCTCGGTCACCGAGGTGCAGGGGGTCTCGCTGGTGACCGCGGAGGTCGGTGCCGCGGACCCCCGCCAGGACGCCCGGGACGCGGCGGTCCTGTGGCTGCTCGCCGGCGCGGCCGGAGTCGGCCTGTTCCTCGTCCTCGGCCTGCTTGTCCGCGGGAGCCCGTTGAGCCGAACGGGTCGGCCCTGA
- the eccD gene encoding type VII secretion integral membrane protein EccD: MTDTIIDPAVESSGARAADPAGLVRISLRAGTTRVDLAVPGLLPVAELLPELAAEVGVLDATTAHAGYRLVRADGDALHPGYGLADQGVLDGDILLVAVGADDEPPRVYDDVVEAVADTVERAWRPWDAAAARWTGLIAAVSLLAVGAVALGLARDEGVPVLVGGSIAAVLLLAAGTALARARDEQLVGTVVAWLAAPYAAAAGLAAAEDEPVLRLPMAIAGGMVLAVGVIGMAALGRTRFAFLPPLAVGAAAAACGGVLAGADDAEPGAAAAVVLVVAMLVGLVLPSFASAATGLHPPNPQTTAELLEDPEPLEMDEVGHRVAIGREMLLALSATVALLVVASTPMVVDLGVAGAALAGAAAAALLLRTRSFRTYGEVAIGVAGGVGTAIALVISAMVLHPDWRPALAGIGAGVGILVLLAALRPGGVPLRARQAADLAESGTVMALVPLLVLASGLAAAVQPEVF, from the coding sequence ATGACGGACACGATCATCGATCCCGCTGTCGAGTCGTCCGGAGCGCGCGCCGCGGACCCGGCCGGTCTGGTCCGGATCAGCCTCCGGGCCGGCACCACACGCGTGGACCTCGCCGTTCCCGGCCTGCTTCCGGTCGCGGAGCTCCTGCCCGAACTCGCCGCCGAGGTCGGCGTCCTCGACGCCACCACCGCGCACGCCGGGTATCGCCTCGTCCGGGCGGACGGCGACGCGCTTCACCCCGGCTACGGACTCGCGGACCAGGGCGTCCTGGACGGCGACATCCTGCTGGTCGCGGTCGGAGCGGACGACGAGCCGCCCCGGGTCTACGACGATGTCGTCGAAGCCGTCGCCGACACCGTCGAACGCGCCTGGCGGCCGTGGGACGCCGCCGCGGCACGCTGGACCGGGCTGATCGCCGCGGTGTCGTTGCTGGCGGTGGGCGCGGTCGCTCTCGGTCTGGCGCGCGACGAAGGCGTCCCGGTCCTGGTCGGTGGCTCAATTGCCGCGGTGCTCCTTCTCGCTGCCGGCACGGCTCTGGCGCGCGCTCGGGACGAACAGCTCGTCGGCACCGTGGTGGCCTGGCTGGCGGCGCCCTACGCCGCGGCGGCCGGCCTGGCCGCGGCGGAGGACGAGCCCGTCCTGCGTCTCCCGATGGCCATTGCCGGCGGCATGGTCCTGGCCGTCGGAGTGATCGGGATGGCCGCGCTCGGCCGCACCCGCTTCGCGTTCCTGCCCCCGCTGGCGGTGGGCGCCGCGGCGGCCGCCTGCGGCGGAGTGCTCGCCGGCGCCGACGACGCCGAGCCCGGCGCCGCGGCCGCGGTCGTTCTGGTGGTCGCGATGCTGGTCGGTCTCGTCCTGCCGAGCTTCGCCTCCGCCGCGACCGGCCTGCACCCGCCGAACCCGCAGACCACCGCCGAGCTCCTGGAGGATCCGGAGCCCCTGGAGATGGACGAGGTCGGCCACCGCGTCGCGATCGGTCGGGAGATGTTGCTCGCGCTGTCCGCCACCGTCGCGCTGCTCGTGGTCGCGAGTACGCCGATGGTCGTCGACCTCGGAGTGGCGGGTGCGGCTCTGGCCGGCGCGGCCGCAGCGGCGCTGTTGCTCCGCACGCGCTCGTTCCGGACCTACGGCGAGGTCGCGATCGGTGTCGCCGGTGGCGTCGGCACCGCCATCGCTCTCGTGATCAGCGCGATGGTCCTGCATCCGGACTGGCGGCCGGCCCTCGCCGGCATCGGCGCCGGTGTCGGCATCCTCGTGCTGCTCGCGGCCCTCCGCCCGGGCGGCGTGCCACTGCGCGCCCGCCAGGCCGCGGATCTCGCGGAGAGCGGCACAGTCATGGCGCTCGTGCCGCTCCTCGTTCTTGCGTCCGGTCTGGCCGCGGCCGTTCAGCCCGAAGTGTTCTGA
- a CDS encoding type VII secretion protein EccC, whose translation MPTTLRQTARIEPPTVPQGNITLQSPPELIPAEGAGSLMMNVLPMLASVGSIVFIATSQPGAKGFITAGMMLVASLGFVAVSAIRQRTQWTSKVSDQRREYLRYLAGIRKTAREAADRQRDALTWVYPDPAHLPAIAAEGGRVWERAPSSEDFLTIRYGVAPQPLSVNLVTPETAPLDTLDPVTASALHRLLATHRIQPDLPTAFPLRGFAKVEVTGDQVDSVRALARAIVTHAATFHSPDHLVIAVVAGSEARAEWEWVKWLPHAASPRERDGAGPARQVSDSLEDLIPLLPADLAERPRFGAQTGGAPATPHVLIVVDGGHIPPVNPIVTLDGVSGVTVLDLPETWTEVTDPHLLRLGVTERQRQDGRVIVEAAMLRSDPVTIWADQLSATEAEAVARRLAPLWTTAPIKRAGEAGAGVRDLFDLLNLGDVRDFDIDTAWRPRPNRDRLRVPIGNTEDGAPVAMDIKESAQQGMGPHGLVIGATGSGKSEFLRTLVLGLVATHSPDALNLILVDFKGGATFAGMSELPHVSAVITNLADEITLVDRMQDALAGEMVRRQELLREAGNFASVKDYEKARLAGADLAPLPSLFIVVDEFTELLAAKPDFAELFVAIGRLGRSMSIHLLLATQRLEEGKLRGLDSHLSYRVGLRTFSANESRAVIGVDWAYTLPAVPGLGYLKPDPETLIKFTASYVSGPPPARRVARATSATQQQILPFVTTPVLLAESFEAAPEPEITETETRSEVDILVERLRDRGPRAHQVWLPPLDVPDTLDSLMTDLTVVDGVGLVSPSWRGRGSLVVPLGIVDKPALQRRDTLVLDLGGAAGHAAIVGGPRSGKSTLLRTFVASLALTRTPAEVQCYVLDFGGGTFTSLTDLPHVAGVATRSEPDVVRRIVAEVQGITSAREAYFRANAIDSIETYRARKAAGTADDGYGDVFVIVDGWSTIRADFEALELELTELASRGLTFGVHLIVGATRWNDFRSTIRDLFGTQLELRLGDPQDSMIDRKVAANVPTARPGRGLLPGKFHFLAALPRLDGDHEPGTLGAGVAHLVQAVAAAAPTSGPKLRLLPEQIGIDEVRAAVAADDPRLLLGVNERDLAPVGLDPVAEPLLMVYGDGGSGKSALLRTYAHEVMRRFGSDQAQLAIVDYRRALLGEVPADYLFEYMTGAAGAGPAVGELAQYLKGRLPGPDVTPTQLRERSWWTGKDVYLLVDDYELVTGSTGSPLAPLVELLPQARDIGLHLVIARRSGGAARAQFEPVIQSMRDLAAAGVVLAGDPAEGPLVGNARPAPGVPGRGQLVTRDRGTEVVQIAWTPPHV comes from the coding sequence GTGCCGACGACCCTTCGTCAGACCGCCCGGATCGAGCCACCGACGGTGCCGCAGGGGAACATCACGCTGCAGTCGCCGCCCGAATTGATTCCTGCCGAGGGCGCAGGCTCGCTGATGATGAACGTCCTCCCGATGCTGGCGAGCGTCGGGTCGATCGTGTTCATCGCGACCTCCCAACCGGGCGCGAAGGGATTCATCACCGCCGGGATGATGCTCGTCGCGTCCCTGGGCTTCGTCGCGGTCAGCGCCATCCGCCAGCGCACCCAGTGGACGTCGAAGGTCAGTGACCAACGCCGGGAGTACCTGCGCTACCTGGCTGGGATCCGTAAGACCGCACGCGAGGCCGCCGACCGGCAGCGGGACGCCCTGACCTGGGTGTACCCGGACCCCGCTCACCTCCCGGCGATCGCCGCCGAGGGTGGCCGCGTCTGGGAACGCGCGCCCTCATCCGAGGACTTTCTGACCATCCGTTACGGCGTGGCACCGCAGCCGCTGTCGGTCAACCTCGTGACGCCGGAGACGGCGCCCCTCGACACGCTCGACCCCGTCACCGCTTCGGCTCTTCACCGACTGCTCGCCACGCACCGGATCCAGCCCGATCTCCCGACCGCCTTCCCCCTCCGCGGCTTCGCCAAGGTCGAGGTCACCGGCGACCAGGTCGATTCCGTCCGTGCGCTCGCACGAGCGATCGTCACCCACGCCGCCACGTTCCACTCTCCGGACCACCTCGTGATCGCCGTCGTTGCCGGCAGCGAGGCCCGCGCGGAGTGGGAGTGGGTCAAGTGGCTGCCGCACGCCGCCAGCCCCCGCGAGCGTGACGGCGCCGGCCCGGCCCGCCAGGTCTCGGACTCCCTCGAGGACCTGATTCCGCTGTTGCCGGCCGATCTGGCCGAACGGCCCCGCTTCGGCGCCCAGACCGGTGGCGCCCCGGCCACCCCGCATGTCCTGATCGTCGTCGACGGCGGGCACATTCCGCCGGTCAACCCGATCGTCACACTCGACGGCGTCAGCGGCGTCACGGTGCTGGACCTGCCCGAGACCTGGACCGAGGTCACGGACCCCCACCTCCTCCGTCTCGGTGTGACGGAGCGTCAGCGGCAAGACGGACGCGTCATCGTCGAAGCGGCCATGCTGCGCAGCGACCCGGTGACGATCTGGGCCGACCAGCTGTCCGCCACCGAGGCCGAGGCCGTCGCCCGGCGGCTCGCCCCCCTCTGGACCACCGCGCCGATCAAGCGCGCCGGCGAGGCCGGAGCGGGCGTCCGCGACCTGTTCGATCTGCTCAACCTCGGCGACGTCCGCGACTTCGACATCGACACCGCCTGGCGGCCGCGGCCCAACCGCGATCGTCTGCGCGTGCCGATCGGTAACACCGAGGACGGCGCCCCCGTCGCGATGGACATCAAGGAATCCGCCCAACAGGGCATGGGTCCCCACGGTCTGGTGATCGGAGCAACGGGTTCCGGAAAGTCGGAGTTCCTGCGGACGCTGGTGCTCGGCTTGGTCGCGACCCACTCACCCGACGCGCTCAACCTGATTCTCGTCGACTTCAAGGGCGGGGCGACGTTCGCCGGGATGTCGGAGCTTCCGCACGTCTCGGCGGTCATCACGAACCTTGCGGACGAGATCACGCTCGTCGACCGGATGCAGGACGCCCTCGCCGGCGAAATGGTGCGCCGTCAGGAACTGCTGCGGGAAGCCGGCAACTTCGCCTCGGTGAAGGACTACGAGAAGGCGCGCCTCGCGGGGGCAGATCTCGCTCCGTTGCCGAGCCTGTTCATCGTCGTCGACGAGTTCACCGAACTCCTCGCGGCCAAGCCCGACTTCGCCGAACTGTTCGTTGCCATCGGTCGGTTGGGTCGGTCCATGTCCATCCACCTGTTGCTCGCGACGCAGCGCTTGGAGGAGGGCAAGCTCCGCGGCCTCGACTCCCACCTGTCCTACCGCGTCGGTCTCCGGACGTTCTCCGCCAACGAGTCTCGCGCCGTCATCGGCGTGGACTGGGCCTACACACTGCCCGCGGTCCCGGGCCTCGGCTATCTCAAGCCCGACCCCGAGACGCTGATCAAGTTCACCGCGTCCTACGTCTCCGGCCCACCGCCGGCGCGCCGCGTCGCGCGCGCGACCAGCGCGACGCAGCAGCAGATCCTGCCGTTCGTCACGACCCCGGTCCTGCTGGCGGAGTCGTTCGAGGCGGCCCCGGAGCCCGAGATCACCGAGACCGAGACCCGCAGCGAGGTCGACATCCTCGTCGAGCGTTTGCGCGACCGCGGGCCCCGGGCGCACCAGGTGTGGCTGCCGCCGCTCGACGTGCCCGACACCCTCGACTCGCTCATGACCGACCTGACCGTCGTCGACGGCGTCGGGCTGGTCAGTCCGTCGTGGCGTGGGCGGGGTTCGCTGGTCGTCCCGCTTGGCATCGTCGACAAGCCGGCCCTGCAGCGCCGTGACACCCTCGTGCTCGACCTGGGTGGCGCCGCCGGGCACGCCGCGATCGTCGGCGGTCCGCGCAGTGGCAAGTCCACGCTGCTGCGTACGTTCGTCGCCTCCCTGGCGTTGACCCGGACGCCGGCCGAGGTCCAGTGCTACGTGCTCGACTTCGGGGGTGGCACCTTCACCTCGCTGACCGACCTGCCGCACGTCGCAGGCGTCGCCACCCGCAGCGAGCCCGACGTCGTGCGCCGCATCGTCGCCGAGGTGCAGGGAATCACCAGCGCCCGCGAGGCGTACTTCCGCGCCAACGCCATCGACTCCATCGAGACCTACCGGGCCCGGAAGGCGGCCGGCACGGCCGACGACGGCTACGGCGACGTTTTCGTTATCGTCGACGGCTGGTCGACGATCCGGGCCGACTTCGAGGCTCTGGAGCTGGAGCTCACCGAACTGGCCTCACGGGGCCTCACCTTCGGTGTGCACCTGATCGTCGGCGCGACCCGCTGGAACGACTTCCGCTCCACCATCCGGGACCTGTTCGGCACCCAGCTCGAACTCCGCCTGGGTGACCCGCAGGACTCGATGATCGACCGCAAGGTCGCCGCGAACGTGCCCACCGCCCGCCCCGGCCGCGGCCTTCTGCCGGGCAAGTTCCACTTCCTCGCGGCGCTTCCGCGACTCGACGGGGACCACGAGCCGGGCACCCTCGGCGCCGGCGTCGCGCACCTCGTGCAGGCCGTCGCCGCGGCGGCACCCACGTCCGGCCCGAAGCTGCGGCTGCTGCCGGAGCAGATCGGGATCGACGAGGTGCGGGCCGCGGTCGCGGCGGACGACCCGCGGTTGCTGCTCGGCGTCAACGAGCGGGACCTCGCCCCGGTCGGACTGGATCCGGTCGCGGAGCCGCTGCTGATGGTCTACGGCGACGGGGGATCCGGGAAGAGCGCCCTGCTGCGCACGTACGCGCATGAGGTGATGCGCCGCTTCGGCTCGGACCAGGCCCAGTTGGCCATCGTCGACTACCGGCGAGCGCTGCTCGGCGAGGTGCCGGCCGACTACCTGTTCGAGTACATGACCGGCGCCGCGGGTGCGGGACCCGCCGTCGGCGAACTCGCGCAATACCTGAAGGGCCGCCTGCCTGGTCCGGACGTGACGCCCACGCAGTTGCGCGAACGCTCGTGGTGGACCGGCAAGGACGTCTACCTGCTGGTCGACGACTACGAGCTCGTGACCGGATCCACGGGTTCACCGCTGGCGCCGCTGGTGGAGCTCCTGCCGCAGGCTCGCGACATCGGACTGCACCTCGTGATCGCCCGCCGGTCCGGCGGCGCGGCCCGCGCGCAGTTCGAGCCGGTGATCCAGTCGATGCGCGACCTCGCCGCCGCGGGCGTCGTCCTCGCCGGCGACCCCGCCGAGGGCCCGCTGGTCGGCAACGCCCGCCCGGCCCCCGGCGTCCCCGGCCGCGGCCAGCTCGTCACCCGCGACCGTGGCACCGAAGTCGTCCAGATCGCCTGGACCCCACCGCACGTGTGA
- a CDS encoding WXG100 family type VII secretion target, with protein sequence MSEVSAQAGALESSAKLVAAARADLDKQCDGLREQLSQLKDNWRGAAALAFTELLEQWEDQTRRTIAALDDFESKLRATDRAHVRVDQEVHDAGKRLSARLG encoded by the coding sequence ATGTCAGAAGTCAGCGCGCAGGCCGGTGCGCTGGAGAGTTCGGCGAAACTCGTGGCGGCTGCGCGAGCGGATCTGGACAAGCAGTGCGATGGCCTTCGTGAGCAACTGAGCCAGCTCAAGGACAACTGGCGCGGGGCCGCCGCGCTCGCGTTCACCGAGCTGCTCGAGCAGTGGGAGGACCAGACCCGCCGGACGATCGCGGCCCTCGACGACTTCGAGTCCAAGCTCCGGGCCACCGATCGGGCCCACGTCCGCGTGGACCAGGAAGTGCACGACGCGGGCAAGCGGCTCAGTGCCCGTCTCGGCTGA
- a CDS encoding WXG100 family type VII secretion target has translation MSEFKVNFGALDTAAADITSAGKALESRLGELDRSLAPLRSDWTGAASEAYAQSKAQWTNAINDMNQLLNDIGQAVAQSGGSYQDMEKSNSTMWS, from the coding sequence ATGAGCGAGTTCAAGGTCAATTTCGGTGCCCTCGACACCGCCGCCGCCGACATCACCAGCGCCGGCAAGGCGCTCGAGTCCCGGCTGGGCGAACTGGACCGGTCGTTGGCGCCGCTGCGCTCGGACTGGACCGGCGCGGCCAGCGAGGCCTACGCCCAGTCCAAGGCCCAGTGGACGAACGCCATCAACGACATGAATCAGCTGCTCAACGACATCGGCCAGGCCGTGGCCCAGTCCGGCGGCAGCTACCAGGACATGGAGAAGTCCAACTCCACGATGTGGAGCTAG
- a CDS encoding type VII secretion protein EccB, translating to MASKKDLVEAYAYNRRRLVTAFVSGAPGGREVEPNRPGGPIVAGVVVGALVIGAGALTGAVKPTVEDGWDDNKVVVARDTGARYLAQNGVAYPVRNTASARLVIPPEDFEVVFAPEDKIAELRAGPTIGIEGAPDAVPRAEDLIQSGWTGCAIARTTKADGGVTPAGWSLQISETPAATAVPGDALVVRSIADGKQFLIAGSAAGHRRFPVSQQARAALGLTAAPLDMPAQWLNLFNVGSDLKALPGPAGRAALPASAKLPAGTVDGDLLLVKDRPERYLATAEGAFPLTEVQYRLYQLANPAKPVVLPVAPAKLAENLPTVLASTADWPRDLPAPYALDNTAACVIMSATPRGGPVTQLAEPIPNVYLTPQPNGVIEVDAAHGALVRSGTDSPVVLVDSVGKAYPLGNRGEQTRLGYGGVRPTFVLPGWIDALADGVVLDVGVIEKQAAAPADPAKSAATTRTATTPAGRRAGRRR from the coding sequence GTGGCCAGTAAGAAGGACCTCGTCGAGGCCTACGCCTACAACCGGCGCCGACTCGTCACGGCGTTCGTCTCCGGCGCGCCGGGTGGTCGCGAGGTGGAGCCCAACCGTCCGGGTGGGCCGATTGTCGCGGGCGTCGTGGTCGGTGCGCTCGTCATCGGCGCCGGTGCCCTCACCGGCGCCGTGAAGCCGACGGTCGAGGACGGTTGGGACGACAACAAGGTCGTGGTGGCCCGTGACACCGGCGCGCGCTATCTCGCGCAGAACGGCGTCGCGTATCCCGTCCGCAACACCGCCTCGGCGCGGCTGGTCATCCCGCCGGAGGACTTCGAGGTCGTCTTCGCGCCCGAGGACAAGATCGCCGAACTCCGCGCGGGCCCGACCATTGGCATCGAGGGCGCACCGGACGCCGTCCCGCGGGCCGAGGACCTCATCCAGTCCGGGTGGACCGGGTGCGCCATCGCCCGCACCACCAAGGCGGACGGAGGCGTCACGCCGGCGGGCTGGTCGCTGCAGATCAGCGAGACCCCGGCGGCGACCGCCGTCCCCGGCGACGCTCTCGTCGTGCGCTCGATCGCCGACGGCAAGCAGTTCCTCATCGCCGGCAGTGCGGCCGGGCACCGGCGCTTTCCGGTGTCGCAGCAGGCACGCGCCGCGCTCGGTCTGACGGCGGCGCCGCTGGACATGCCGGCGCAGTGGCTGAACCTCTTCAACGTTGGCTCGGACCTGAAGGCGCTCCCGGGGCCGGCCGGTCGTGCCGCACTGCCGGCGTCGGCGAAGCTGCCGGCGGGCACCGTGGACGGTGACCTGCTCCTGGTGAAGGACCGTCCCGAGCGGTACCTCGCGACGGCGGAGGGTGCCTTCCCGCTCACCGAGGTGCAGTACCGGCTCTACCAACTCGCGAACCCGGCGAAGCCGGTGGTGCTGCCGGTTGCGCCGGCCAAGCTCGCCGAGAACCTCCCGACCGTCCTGGCGTCGACCGCCGACTGGCCGCGTGACCTCCCGGCCCCGTACGCCCTCGACAACACCGCGGCCTGCGTGATCATGAGTGCGACCCCGCGTGGCGGTCCCGTCACGCAGCTCGCTGAGCCGATCCCGAACGTCTACCTCACGCCGCAACCCAACGGCGTCATCGAGGTCGACGCCGCCCACGGTGCGCTGGTCCGCAGCGGGACGGACAGCCCGGTCGTCCTCGTCGACTCGGTCGGCAAGGCGTACCCCCTGGGCAACCGCGGCGAGCAGACGCGGCTCGGTTACGGCGGGGTCCGTCCGACCTTCGTTCTCCCGGGCTGGATCGACGCGCTCGCCGATGGCGTCGTGCTCGACGTCGGCGTGATCGAGAAGCAGGCGGCGGCACCGGCCGACCCCGCGAAGTCCGCCGCCACCACGCGAACGGCAACGACACCCGCGGGTCGCCGTGCCGGCCGGCGGCGCTGA